GCTTGGCGCCGGTCATCACCTTGGCGGCGAGTTTGGCGAGGGGAACACCGATAGCCTTGGCAACAAACGGCACGGTGCGGGAAGCACGCGGATTGACTTCAAGGATGTAGAGTTGGTTGTCCTTGATCGCGAACTGGACGTTCATGAGGCCGATGACCTTGAGCTCCTTGGCGAGCGCGTAGGTGGCCTGGCGAACGGTGTTGAGCATGTCCTTCGACAAGGTGTGCGGAGGCATGACCATCGAGGCATCGCCGGAATGCACGCCGGCGAACTCAATGTGCTCGAGCATACCGCCGATGACGGACGTCTCACCGTCGCTGATGCAGTCCACATCAAGCTCGATGGCATCTTCGAGGAACTTGTCGATGAGCACGGGCTTGCCGGGCATGACATCGAAGGCCTGGCGCACGACATCGCGGAACTCCTGTTCGCTGTAGACGATGAACATGCCGCGTCCGCCGAGCACGAAGCTGGGACGGAGCAACACGGGGAAACCAATCTCGTGGGCCGAGGCCAACGCGTCGGTTTCATTGAGCGCGGTGCGGTGCGCGGGGGACTTGAGGTTGGTCTTTTCCAGAATGGCGGAGAACAACTTGCGGTCTTCGGCGGCTTCGATCGATTCGGGGGAGGTGCCGATGATATTGACGCCATTGGCCTTGAGCTGGGTGGCAAGGTTGAGCGGGGTTTGTCCGCCGAACTGCACGATCACACCGTCGCACTTTTCCTGCTGATAGATTTCGAGGACGTCTTCGAGCGTGAGCGGCTCGAAGTAGAGACGATCAGAAGTATCGTAGTCGGTTGAAACAGTCTCTGGGTTGGAGTTCACCATCACGGTCTCGAAACCGATCTCACGAAGGGCAAACGAAGCGTGGACGCAGCAGTAATCGAACTCGATACCCTGACCGATACGGTTGGGGCCGCCGCCGAGAATCATGATCTTTTTCTTTCCGTCCTTGGACGGCATGACCTCGTTTTCGTCGCCGTAGGAAGAGTAGTAATAAGGCGTGAAGGCCTCGAACTCCGCCGCACATGTATCCACAAGGCGATACGTGGTGTTGATGCCGCGCTTCTTGCGGTCGGCGCGCACGGTATTCAGGTCGCTCTTGAAGAAGTGGGCGAGCTGCACGTCGGAAAAACCAAATTGCTTGGCGCGACGGAATGCCTCGGGCGTGACGGATGCGAGCGTCTCTTTCTTGAGCGCCTGCTCCATCTCGAAGATCTCGTAGAGTTGCGTGAGGAACCAAAGATCGATCTTGGTGAGATCGAAAACCTGCTCGACGTTGTAACCGGAGAGGAAGGCGTAGCGGATGTAGTAAACGCGCTCGGCATTGGGCGTCGCGAGTTTGCTGCGGATGGTCTTTTCGTCCGGCAGTTCATCGCCGCCCCATTTGCCACCGCCGCCGCCAAAGCCGCGCGCGCCGGTTTCGAGCGAACGCAGGCACTTCTGGAAGGACTCCTTAAACGTGCGGCCAATGGCCATGGCCTCGCCCACGGACTTCATCGCGGAAGTGAGCGTGGCGTCGGCATCAGGAAATTTCTCGAAGGTGAAGCGCGGCATCTTCGTGACGACGTAGTCGATGGTCGGCTCGAAGCTGGCAGGCGTGAGGCGCGTGATGTCGTTGCGCAGTTCGTCGAGAGTGTAACCGACGGCGAGTTTGGCCGCGATTTTCGCGATGGGGAAACCGGTGGCCTTGGACGCGAGCGCCGAGGAGCGGGACACGCGCGGATTCATTTCGATCACGACTTGGCGGCCAGTCGCGGGATCGAGGGAGAACTGGATATTGGAGCCACCCGTCTCGACGCCGATTTCACGGATAACCGCAAACGAGGCGTCACGCATGACCTGAAATTCCTTGTCGGTCAGGGTCATCGCGGGAGCAACCGTGATGGAATCGCCCGTATGCACGCCCATCGGATCGAAGTTCTCGATGGAACAGATGACTACGCACTGGTCCTTGTGGTCACGCATGACCTCCATCTCGTATTCCTTCCAGCCGAGTAGACACTCTTCGACGAGCACCTCGTGGACGGGAGAAAGATCGAGGCCGTTGGCAGTGATGCGCTCGAACTCTTCGCGATTATAGGCGATACCGCCGCCTTGTCCGCCGAGAGTGAATGACGGACGGATGATCAGAGGGAAATTGCCGATTTTTTCGGCGGCGGAGCGGGCTTCATCCATCGTCTTGACCGTGAGGGAACGGGCGACGTCGAGGCCGATCTTCACCATAGCCTGCTTGAAGAGCTCGCGGTCCTCGCCCTTGTTAATTGCATCGGGCTTGGCGCCGATCATCTCGACGTTGTGCCTCTCAAGGATGCCCGCCTTGAAGAGCTCCATCGAGAGATTCAACGCAGTCTGTCCACCGAGCGTCGGGAGCAGAGCGGAGGGCTTCTCTGCCTCAATGATTTTCTCAAGACTGTCGATGGTAAGCGGCTCGATGTAGGTCACATCGGCGAACTCGGGATCGGTCATGATCGTGGCCGGGTTCGAATTAACCAGAATAACACGGTAACCCTCTTCCTTCAAGGCCTTGCAAGCCTGGGTTCCGGAGTAATCGAATTCGCAGGCCTGACCGATAACGATAGGGCCGGCGCCAATGATGAGGATGGACTTAAGATCGGTGCGTTTGGGCATGGACGTGAGTGCTTGCGAGGTTGGGACGCACCTGCGGCGGGGCAAGCGGAAAGGCGGGAAGTTCCCACCAAGTCACATGACTGTAAATTAGCCCTATGGAAAAAGGGTGCCATCCAGGCAGGCCACCCCGGATACCTAAGCCTTACTTGAGCAAGCGGGCCATATCCACGCCCAGCACTTTGGCGGCAGATATTTTGTCTCCGCGACAGGCATTGAGCACCATCTCAACATACTGGGCTTCCTGCACCGCGAGATAATCGACCAGCTTGGGCCAGTCCTTGACCTCTTTAAGGCGCAGGGGAAGCTGCTCCGCAGAGACGCGACGGGTCGCGGTCGTGGCGGCGATTTTAGTCACCAACTGGCTCAGCTCGGATAAATTCCCCGGCCAATGATAAGCCTGCAACGTGTCGAGCGCGTCCTCGGTGAACTCGATCAGATTCGCATCGAACGCGGGATTAGAGGCCGTGCTCAGGAAAAACTTAACCAGCAGCGGAATATCCTCCAACCGATCCCGCAGTGGCGAAAGCACCACGGGAAGGGAGGCGACACGATAGAACAACTCGTCGTTAAAATTACCCTCGTCGGTGAGTTTTTCGAGATCCTCGGTCGTGGTGCAGATCAAGCGGAAGCCATGAGCCGTATTGCGCAACACGCCCACGAGCTCCTGTTGGGTTGCCAACTCAAGCTTATGGAGATTTTGCAGCAAAAGGGTGCCACCGCGGGCCTTCTCGACCCAAGCGCCGCCGGCGCCGTTATGGCCAAGCAACCCATCGCGGAAATCTCCCGCCGAACTCAGACCGCAGTCGATGCGCACCAAGGGCGATTCGGGAGACGCACTGCCGGCATGCAGAATTTCCGCCACCGTCGTGCGACCCGTGCCGCTCTCGCCTTGAAGAAGCACCGGTGTGCGAACCGTCACCAGTTTTTTCACCTGCTGAACCAGTCGTTTGTTCGCGGTGCTCTGCCCCACCAGACGATTTTCAACGTCACCCGCCTTGATCGCGGGAGAAGAAGACGCATTGGCGCGCTCGGCGTGGAATTGCTTGAACTCCAGTCCTCGCTTCAACGTGGCGATCAGCTCGTCCACGCGAAACGGTTTCTGCATGTAGTCGAACGCCCCGAACTTCAAAGCTTGGATGGCGCTCTCGGTGCTCGCGTAAGCGGTCATGATCACGATCACCGCGCTGGGATCGTAGATCTTGAGTTGCTTGAGGAGCGTAATGCCGTCCATCGGCTTCATGTCGATATCGGCCAGAACCAGATCGAACTTCTCGATCTTGTAGCGGGCGAGCGCCTTTTCTCCATCCGTGGCGAAAGCGGTGCTGAAGCCGGTTGGCTGAATCACCGCATCCAGCATTTCGTGGATGGAAAGAAGGTCGTCGACGATGAGAACGGAAGGCATGGAAAAACGCTGAAAAGGCGTTAACGAATCGAAAAACGCAAGGGCTTAGAGCCTACTGCAGGCCACCGGCGACAGCACCGAGTTGGAAGATGGGGAGGAACATCGCCATAACGATGCCGCCTACGACAACACCCAGGAAAACAATGAGCATCGGCTCGATCAGCGAAGTGAGCGATGCGACGGTGGCCTCACTCTCCGTATCATAGAAGTCGGCGATCTTATTCATCATGCCATCCACATTACCCGTGGACTCACCCGCCTTGACCATGTGCTTCATCATCGGAGGAAAGAAGGTATTGGTGGCAAGAACGTCCGACACTTGCCCGCCCTGGCTGACATGCTTGGAAATTTCTTCGCACGCATCCTCGATTTGCACCTTGTTACTGGCGGATGCGACGATCTCAAGCGTGCGCAAGATCGGCACACCTGAGCGCATCAGCGTGGCGTAAGTGCGGCAAAAACGGGAAAGCGCAATTTTGTGGGACAATCCGCCAATAATGGGCGCCTTCAGCATCATCACATCCTTCATTCGACGTCCCCTCGGAGTGGCTATAAATTTGGCCCCGAAATAATAAATTCCAAACGCGCCCAATCCCAGTGCCCACCACCAAGCCCTGAGGAAGTCACTCAGATCAATGAGCATTTGCGTGGGAGCGGGAAGCTTGGCTCCGAAGTCCGCAAACATCGCGGCAAACACTGGAATAACAAAAATCAGCAGCACGTTCACCAGCGCGACCGCCAAACCGATAACGGCGATCGGGTAAGTCATCGCCGATTTCACCTTCTTGGTGAGCTTGACGGTGGATTCAAAATAGACCGCAACCTTGCTCAAAATCTCGGCCAACGCGCCGGAGGCCTCACCCGCCTCGATCATTGAAATGAAGAGCGAATTAAAAGCGCGCGGGAATTTTTTGACCGCCGAGGAAAATGAATTACCCGCGGAAATATCGATGCGCACATCGCGAATGATAATACGGAACGCGGCATCTTCAGTCTGGTCCTGCAAGGCCTCCAAGCACTGCACCAACGGCAGACCGGCATTGAGGAGCGAAGCGAGTTGTTGCGTGAAAAGCGCGAGTTCACCGAGAGGCAATTTGTATCTAAGTGCCTTTTTCTCGAGCGCCTTCTGCTTGGCGAGCGTCTGGGCTGCTTTAAAACCCTGCCCCTTTTGAGTAGAACTAACCGTAGGACGAGCCGCCGTGCTCTGACCTGCAGGTGCGGAAGTGATGAAAGCCATTGCCTGCACAAAAAAGCGCGCCCCCTCGTATCTCGCAATCCCATTCCCCTCGGCATTCTGTAAAAAACCCCTGAGAAACGGTCCAACTTCTTGATATGGAGGCCAGCCAAAGCTTGACCTGCTCCCCTGCCCGTTGAAGCTCTGCGCCGAACTCTTCGCGGTCGTAGTTTAGAGGTAAAACTCCTTCCTTCCAAGTAGGTGTCCCGAGTTCGATTCTCGGCGACCGCACCAATTCTCCCCTATTCCTGAGGGAGCTGCGCCCAGGCGCTTTGGAGTTACCGTATTTTATTTCATGCATTCCCCTGCCCCTACCCGTTACGACACGCCTTCGATCTATCGCCGCTGCGGTCGCTCCGGCATCCAGTTGCCCCTGATTTCCCTCGGACTTTGGCACAATTTTGGTGGTGTCGACACCTTCGAAAATGGCCGCGCCATCGTGCGCCGCGCCTTCGACCTCGGCATCACCCATTTCGACCTCGCCAATAACTACGGCCCGCCGCCCGGCTCCGCCGAGGAGAACTTCGGTCGCATCCTCGCCGCCGATCTCTCCGCACATCGAGACGAACTCATCGTATCTACCAAGGCCGGCTACCATATGTGGGCCGGCCCCTACGGCGAATGGGGCTCGCGCAAATACCTCCTGTCATCCCTCGATCAGTCGTTAAAGCGGCTAAAGCTCGATTACGTCGATATCTTCTATCACCACCGCCCGGATCCGAACACCCCGCTTGAAGAGTCCATGGGCGCGCTCGCCCACACCGTGCGCTCAGGCAAAGCCCTCTACGTAGGGCTTTCCAACTACAAACCCGAGGAAACTGCCCGCGCCTCCAAAATCCTCCGCGATCTCGGCACGCCCGCACTCATCCATCAGCCGGTTTACAACATGTTCAACCGATGGATCGAGCCCGCGCTCCTCGATACGCTTGAGACCGAGGGCATGGGCTGCATCCCGTTCTCTCCGCTCGCCCAAGGTCTGCTCACCAACCGCTACCTCACCGGTATTCCCGAAGACTCCCGCGCCGCCAAAGCCCACGGCTTTCTCAAGACCGAGCAAGTTTCCCCCGCCGCCCTCGCCAAAATCCAAAAGCTTAACACCCTCGCCCAGGCCCGCGGCCAGTCCCTCGCGCAAATGGCGCTCGCCTGGACCGTGCGCGACAAGCGCGTGACCACCGCCCTCATCGGCGCGAGCAAGGTCTCGCAGTTGGAAGATAACTTCGCCGCGCTCAAAACCTTGGATTTCACCTCGGACGAGCTGGCTAAAATCGATTCGATTCTCGCTTGAATCTGGTCCTTTTCGAAGCCGACGAACTGAACGCGCCCCTGCCGCGTTCCGATCCACGGGCGCGGCATATTCTGGATGTTTTACGTCGCGGAGAAGGCGATGTTTTTGACGCCGGCTTCGTCAATGGACCACGCGGCAAAGCCACCGTCGCCGCGATCAATCCCGACTCCCTCGCACTCACCTTCGCCTGGGACGCCCCGCAGCCTCCCCTGCCCCCGACCACGCTGCTAATCGGCCTCCCGCGCCCGCAGACTGCCCGCGACATCCTGCGCGACGCCACGACCCTTGGCGCAACATGTATCCACTTTATCGCGACAGAGCGCGCCGACCGCAACTACGCGACCAGCTCCCTCTGGACCTCCGGCGAATGGCGGCGACACTGCCTCGCCGGAGCCGCCCAAGCCTTTGACACCCGCGTTCCCGAAGTCACCTGGACGCACACCTTGGCCTCCGCCCTCGGCACCCTGCCCGACTCCTCCACCCGCCTAGCCCTCGATAATTACGAGGCTTCCACCCCCCTGCAGGTTTGTAAATTAACAAGTTATAAACCTTCTGAAACCAATGCTGATCAAATTCTTGCATTTGGTCCAGAGCGTGGATTCGGGAGCTTGGATCGAGACAATCTTCGCGCCACAGGGTTTGCACTGGTTCATCTCGGTCCGCGCGTGCTGCGCGTCGAAACCGCGGTCATCGCCGCCTTGGCGATCCTCCGAGCCCGTTAAAGCATCGCCGTCCGTCGGAAAAAAACCGTCGTCGGCTGGCGCGCCCCCTTGCCCAATCGCTTCACGCATTCCCAGCCGGCCGGCGGCTCCAGCGTGACTTCACCGGGCATCTCGAACACGACCACCGGGTCGGCATCGGTCGACCACCAGCAGGCCATGCGCGCAAAGAGCTTCGGGCCGACATCGGAGATCACTTCATAAGGCGGATCGATGAACACGAGATCGGGCGCCTCTCCGGCGGCCGGTTCCCACGTGAGCACATCCATCGCAAGGAGCTTCAAATTGTCCGCCTGACGCGCGGCGCTTTTGGCTACCGTCGTAATATTTTTCCGAATACAATCCGCCGCCCTCGGGTTCTTCTCAACAAACACGCCGCTTTGTGCACCGCGACTGAAGGCTTCCAGCCCGTAGGCTCCGCTACCGGCAAAAAGATCCACGAAACGCGCGCCTGGCAACCGTGCCGCCAGGCTGGAAAACACCGCCTGCCGCATCCCGTCCGTTGCCGGACGGGTCACGTCGCCCTTGGGCACCTGCAACGTGACTCCGCGCGCGGCTCCTCCACTGATGCGCATGACTCGTGAACCGCCTGACCCTTACTGCTTCACCGCCGCCTCGCGATACTGGATGTAGGCGCTGCGCACCGCGATATAGGGATCGATCGCGTCTTTGCGCGGCGCGTCGTAGGCGTTGAGGATGTCGGGCAGAGAATTGAGTCCGCTGACGACCTGCACACCCGTTTGAATTTCCCAAGTGTAGCCTTCGACGTTTTCACGCAGGTTCCAGTTGATCGGATTCAGGAAGTAATCGCCCACAAATCCCACGGTGTCACGCGCCGTGCCCGGACCAAACACCGGGAGCACCAGATAGGGTCCCTTGCCGATGCGCCACACACCGAAGGTCTGGCCGGTATCCTCGCGCGGAATCTGCGCCAGCGAAGGGACATCGTCCGAGATCCGAATGAAGCCACCGAGACCGGCGACGGTGTTGACGGCGAACTTGCCGGTTTCGAGGCCGGCGCGCTTGAACTTGCCCTGAAGCGCACTGTTCACGAAACGAATCGGAAAGCGGATGTTGTCGAAAAAGTTCCGGATGCCGGAGCGCACCGGTGTCGGCACAACCTTGGTGTAGCCCTTGGACACAGGGCGCAGCACGTAATCGTAGAGACCGTCGTTGAATTTGAAGACCGCGCGGTTGACCGGTTCAAAGGGATCCGAGACCTGCACGACCGTGTAGTCATCCATGTCATCAACCAC
This portion of the Rariglobus hedericola genome encodes:
- the carB gene encoding carbamoyl-phosphate synthase large subunit, which translates into the protein MPKRTDLKSILIIGAGPIVIGQACEFDYSGTQACKALKEEGYRVILVNSNPATIMTDPEFADVTYIEPLTIDSLEKIIEAEKPSALLPTLGGQTALNLSMELFKAGILERHNVEMIGAKPDAINKGEDRELFKQAMVKIGLDVARSLTVKTMDEARSAAEKIGNFPLIIRPSFTLGGQGGGIAYNREEFERITANGLDLSPVHEVLVEECLLGWKEYEMEVMRDHKDQCVVICSIENFDPMGVHTGDSITVAPAMTLTDKEFQVMRDASFAVIREIGVETGGSNIQFSLDPATGRQVVIEMNPRVSRSSALASKATGFPIAKIAAKLAVGYTLDELRNDITRLTPASFEPTIDYVVTKMPRFTFEKFPDADATLTSAMKSVGEAMAIGRTFKESFQKCLRSLETGARGFGGGGGKWGGDELPDEKTIRSKLATPNAERVYYIRYAFLSGYNVEQVFDLTKIDLWFLTQLYEIFEMEQALKKETLASVTPEAFRRAKQFGFSDVQLAHFFKSDLNTVRADRKKRGINTTYRLVDTCAAEFEAFTPYYYSSYGDENEVMPSKDGKKKIMILGGGPNRIGQGIEFDYCCVHASFALREIGFETVMVNSNPETVSTDYDTSDRLYFEPLTLEDVLEIYQQEKCDGVIVQFGGQTPLNLATQLKANGVNIIGTSPESIEAAEDRKLFSAILEKTNLKSPAHRTALNETDALASAHEIGFPVLLRPSFVLGGRGMFIVYSEQEFRDVVRQAFDVMPGKPVLIDKFLEDAIELDVDCISDGETSVIGGMLEHIEFAGVHSGDASMVMPPHTLSKDMLNTVRQATYALAKELKVIGLMNVQFAIKDNQLYILEVNPRASRTVPFVAKAIGVPLAKLAAKVMTGAKLKDLGFTREQTPKHWCVKEAVFPFVRFPGAAIVLSPEMRSTGEVMGLDEDLGIAFAKAQAAAKPGLPVKGNVFLSVKDSDKDRVVDIARQLEGLGFSIYSTSGTADHLATSGVKVNRLCKIDEGRPTAVDMIKNGQIQLVINTPGGMIPRKDENKIRQAAYTHSVCIMTTITGAQAAVLGIQALKNKRVGVRPIQKYVGNVAFV
- a CDS encoding sigma-54-dependent transcriptional regulator, which gives rise to MPSVLIVDDLLSIHEMLDAVIQPTGFSTAFATDGEKALARYKIEKFDLVLADIDMKPMDGITLLKQLKIYDPSAVIVIMTAYASTESAIQALKFGAFDYMQKPFRVDELIATLKRGLEFKQFHAERANASSSPAIKAGDVENRLVGQSTANKRLVQQVKKLVTVRTPVLLQGESGTGRTTVAEILHAGSASPESPLVRIDCGLSSAGDFRDGLLGHNGAGGAWVEKARGGTLLLQNLHKLELATQQELVGVLRNTAHGFRLICTTTEDLEKLTDEGNFNDELFYRVASLPVVLSPLRDRLEDIPLLVKFFLSTASNPAFDANLIEFTEDALDTLQAYHWPGNLSELSQLVTKIAATTATRRVSAEQLPLRLKEVKDWPKLVDYLAVQEAQYVEMVLNACRGDKISAAKVLGVDMARLLK
- a CDS encoding type II secretion system F family protein is translated as MAFITSAPAGQSTAARPTVSSTQKGQGFKAAQTLAKQKALEKKALRYKLPLGELALFTQQLASLLNAGLPLVQCLEALQDQTEDAAFRIIIRDVRIDISAGNSFSSAVKKFPRAFNSLFISMIEAGEASGALAEILSKVAVYFESTVKLTKKVKSAMTYPIAVIGLAVALVNVLLIFVIPVFAAMFADFGAKLPAPTQMLIDLSDFLRAWWWALGLGAFGIYYFGAKFIATPRGRRMKDVMMLKAPIIGGLSHKIALSRFCRTYATLMRSGVPILRTLEIVASASNKVQIEDACEEISKHVSQGGQVSDVLATNTFFPPMMKHMVKAGESTGNVDGMMNKIADFYDTESEATVASLTSLIEPMLIVFLGVVVGGIVMAMFLPIFQLGAVAGGLQ
- the mgrA gene encoding L-glyceraldehyde 3-phosphate reductase; the encoded protein is MHSPAPTRYDTPSIYRRCGRSGIQLPLISLGLWHNFGGVDTFENGRAIVRRAFDLGITHFDLANNYGPPPGSAEENFGRILAADLSAHRDELIVSTKAGYHMWAGPYGEWGSRKYLLSSLDQSLKRLKLDYVDIFYHHRPDPNTPLEESMGALAHTVRSGKALYVGLSNYKPEETARASKILRDLGTPALIHQPVYNMFNRWIEPALLDTLETEGMGCIPFSPLAQGLLTNRYLTGIPEDSRAAKAHGFLKTEQVSPAALAKIQKLNTLAQARGQSLAQMALAWTVRDKRVTTALIGASKVSQLEDNFAALKTLDFTSDELAKIDSILA
- a CDS encoding RsmE family RNA methyltransferase; protein product: MNLVLFEADELNAPLPRSDPRARHILDVLRRGEGDVFDAGFVNGPRGKATVAAINPDSLALTFAWDAPQPPLPPTTLLIGLPRPQTARDILRDATTLGATCIHFIATERADRNYATSSLWTSGEWRRHCLAGAAQAFDTRVPEVTWTHTLASALGTLPDSSTRLALDNYEASTPLQVCKLTSYKPSETNADQILAFGPERGFGSLDRDNLRATGFALVHLGPRVLRVETAVIAALAILRAR
- a CDS encoding RsmD family RNA methyltransferase, which gives rise to MRISGGAARGVTLQVPKGDVTRPATDGMRQAVFSSLAARLPGARFVDLFAGSGAYGLEAFSRGAQSGVFVEKNPRAADCIRKNITTVAKSAARQADNLKLLAMDVLTWEPAAGEAPDLVFIDPPYEVISDVGPKLFARMACWWSTDADPVVVFEMPGEVTLEPPAGWECVKRLGKGARQPTTVFFRRTAML
- a CDS encoding MlaA family lipoprotein: MKSFIRPFIFTAGCLLAGAPALFAQETPAQPDPAVVDDMDDYTVVQVSDPFEPVNRAVFKFNDGLYDYVLRPVSKGYTKVVPTPVRSGIRNFFDNIRFPIRFVNSALQGKFKRAGLETGKFAVNTVAGLGGFIRISDDVPSLAQIPREDTGQTFGVWRIGKGPYLVLPVFGPGTARDTVGFVGDYFLNPINWNLRENVEGYTWEIQTGVQVVSGLNSLPDILNAYDAPRKDAIDPYIAVRSAYIQYREAAVKQ